The Actinosynnema mirum DSM 43827 genomic interval GCGTCGGAGAAGGGGCAGAAGGCGCTCGCGGAGCTGGTGGGGACGCGGTTCTCGCTGCGCTACCTGCGTTCCACGCCGGACGGGAAGACGTGCGTCGTGGTGGCGGACCAGGTGCTGGCGGGCGGGTTGGACGAGGGCGGGTTGGCGGTGCGGGAGGTGCTGTCGCGCGCGCACGGCAAGCTGGGGAACGTGTGGCGGGAGGCGCTGGTGACGGCGACCAGGGGCGGTCTGACGAAGCGGGCGGCGCGGGAGCGCATCACCGAGGCGGTGGGTGAGGCGGCGGACCTGGAGGAGCGCCTGATCGACCTGCCGAGGCACCGGATCGCCGCGCTGCTGCCGCTGATCGCCGCGTCCGCGCGCTGACCTCTCTCCGCCGGGTGGCGCCGGGGTTCAGTCGAACTCCCGCGCCACCCGCTCCCGAGCCCGCGCCACGGCCCGCTCAACCGGGTCGAGCACCCGCCGCGTGGCGAACCACGCCCCAACCGCGACGTGCGCCAGTGCGGCGCCCCCGACCTCCCAGACCGCGAGCGGCCGAACCTCCTCGGGCAACTTCCCCCGCAGCACCCCGCGCGGGTCGACCACGAACTCGGGCACCACGTCCCCTGCCTCTCCCACCCGCGGCGCGCGAAGCCCGTTCTCCACGTGCTCGGTCACCAGGTCCCCGCACCGCACCGAGTAGAAGTCCGCCGGGTTCCGCTCCCGATCCCCGACCCGGTGCCCGACGACGAGGCAGTCCCGCTCGACCCGCCCGGTGAGGGTGAGCCAGGCGGACTCGGCGGAGAACGCGGACACCACGAGCAGCACACCTGCGGAGAGCCCGAGGACCCACCCGGCGTGCTGCCCGCGCCACAGGGTGCTCTTGACCAGGAACCCGGCCGCGCACCCGAGGACGAGGAGCGCGCACCCGAGGAGCACGGGCGCGCCGACCAGGAACCCCACCACGCCGGCGGGCACGAGCAGCACGCCGACCACCAGCAACACCCTCTTGACGACCACGTCCACCCGTTGATCCTCCCCTGAGGACGGTGGGGGGCGGGTGGGGTCAGCGGAACTCGTCGGTCAGCCTCACGACCGGAGGAAATCCGCTTGCAACGGGTCCCCCGGCCCGCGCGGCGGGCGCGGAGGCTTGGGCGTGTTCGGAGGGCTGGGCAACCAGGCGGACGCCACTACGAGCCCGATCATCAGCAGCAGGTAACCGCTGACGAGGAACGGGGCGTTCCTCCCACTCGGAAGCCCTTCCGCCCCCACCTCGGTGATCAGCATCCCGCTGGGGTCCACCACCAGCGAAGTCCGGTAACCGACCGAGAACTCACCGCGCCGCCTGGGGAAGTGCTCGACCTGCTCGCTCCCGCAGTCGAACAGGACCGTGGTGTGGGGCCGCTCCTTCGGGTTCGCCTTGCGGTCGACGCGCGCGACGACGCACTCGTCGAGGTGCTTGCCGTGAGTCGAGGACCACCACGACCCCACGGCGGAGGACACCGGCAAGCCTCCGCCGACCGCCAGCAGGAAAGCCCCCGCGGCGAGGGCGAACCGCCCGGACAGCCACGCGCACAGGAGGGGGAACAGCACGCACGCGAAGACCCCCACCAGGAACAGCGGGCTCGCGGTGAACGCCACGAGCGGCACAGCTGAACCGGTCACCAGGCACGCCACCACCAGGACCGGCTTCTTGGCCTTCTTCCAGCTCACTCGTCCAGGTATCCCGTCTGGCGCTTGAACTGCCTGGCCTCCTCGGTGATCCCCTCTTCCCGCAGTTCGTCCTCCTTCGCGCTCTCGCGGGCGTAGTCGGCAGTGGTCTTGATCTGAAAACCTCCGTTGTCGAAGCTGGGCGTCGAGTGCGGCGACACGGTCCCGTCGGCACGGGTTCGCGGCGTGAACGGGGTGTAGCGGTCTGCGATGCCGCTGTACCGGTCGGCCGCGGAGAGGTGGTTCTGCTCGGTGAACTTCTGCGCGACGGTGCCCGCGTCCTTGTAGCCGTCCACGAACTCGCGTCCGCCCTGCTTCGCCTTGGCCGCCGCGTCGCTCAGCGACGGCGCGGTGGTCCCCCGGTCAGCCAAGCGCTTGCCGACGTCGTCCAAGCCCTTGCCCAGGCCGTCCAGCCCCGGAAAGCGTGGTGCGCTCGGCGTCGGCGCACCCCCACCCGCCTTCTTCCCGAACCGCGCCAACCCCTTCAACGCATGCCCCAGCGCACCGGTGAGCTGCTTGATCCGCGACAGGATCCGGGTGACGACGCTCACCAGCTTGCTCAACCTCTGCGTGATCTTGCCCAGCACCAAGGCCCCGCGCCCCACCGCCCACGCCGTGAACGCGGCGATGGAACTGCCCATGCTGACCACGGAGGACGCCAGCGCGATGGCCGCGTTCCGAACCACCTCCCAGACGAACATGGAGATCAGGTCCCGGATCACGCCCCGGATGGTCGCCGTGATGGTGCCCGCCGCGGCGATCTCCTCGGCGATCCGCGTGCACGAGTCGCTGAGCAGCACCGTCTCCTTCGCCAGCTGCCGCTGGCTGCCGCGGAATTCCTCCGCCGCTCGCTGCTGCCAACCCGACACCCGGGTCTCGACGGCGTCGTGCTGAGCCTTGGCGACCCTCCTCAGCGCATCAGCGCTCTCGTTCCACGTCGTCACGGCGGCCTTGATCCGGTCGCCGTTGCCCGCCAGGTAGTCCAGCGGCTCGCGCAGGAAGGACACGTGCTCGATCAACCACCCGATGCCCGCCGTGCCGAGCGCGCCCAGCGGGTCCAGCGCGGCCCCCAGCAGGTCGAGGCCAGCCGCGCCCAGGTTCATGGCGATCTCAGCGACGTCACCCTCACCAGCACGCTTGCCGGAGTCGATCAACTGGAACACGGACTCGACCGGCCCCGCCCCCGCGAAGTTGTCCGGATTCGTCCAGCCACCCCGGTCGCCGAACCCGGTCCACTCCACCATCAGCCCTCACCCCCGAACCCCGCCGCGTTCCCGTCCTCCACGGCCGCGTATTCCGCCGCGGTGGCCCTGGTGTCCCCCGCCGCCTCCCCGTACGCCGCCGCCAGCTGCTCGATGCCCGCGACGACCTCCGCCGCCGCGCTCTCCGCGCCGTTCGCGAAGAACGACAGCAGCACCCCGAACGTCTCCCCGCCCAGGTTCACCCCGCCGGCCCTGCCCGCCGCAGCGCCCACCTCGCCGCCGCGCCCGTCCTGCGCCTCGGCGAACGCCTCCAGCTGCCCGGTGACGACCTCGTACCCGCCGCCGCTCACCTGAGCACCGGCCCGAAGCCGTCGTCCTCGTCCGGCTCGCCCCGGTCCGCCGGGCGTCGCGCGGGCGGGGCCGGAGGAGCGGGCGGAGGCGAGTAGCCCGGTCGCGCCGGTCCGGCGCCCCAGGACTCGTCCCGCAGCACGCCGCCCTCCTCGCGAGCCCGCGCAGCAGGCTCCTCGGCCTCCTCCACCGGGATGAACCCGGTCAGGAACTCGATCGCCTGCGTCCCGCCGAAGTCCGGTTCCAGCACCGCCGCGACCTGCCGCGCCGCCTGCGCCTGGGCCTGCCGCAGCACCCCCATCACGACCTGCCCCAGCTGCACGTGCGACAGCTCGCCCGCCTTCGGCGAGAACTCGATCGCCTGCACCGCCCCGTTCGGCGCCACGGTCACCGAGACCGCCCCGTCCTTGGCGCGCACGGTCGCCGACGCCTGCCGGATCTGCTCCTGCGCCTGCGCCGACCGCGCGGCCAGGTCGCGAGCCCTGGCCTCCAGGTCGGCGATCACCCGTTCGGGTTCCACAGTTCCCCTCCCTTGACCAGCACAAACGCTGGCCCCCGGAGCGGGAGTATGGCGCTTTCCCCACGGTCGGGTGGCCGAAATCCGACAAAAGACCTCGGCCCTGCGCAGCGCGTCACACCGGAACGGCGCGTCTCACCCGGCCTTGGGGATGTGCAGCGGCCCCAGCGCGAGCACCGCCCGGAACTCCTTCGGCGGCACCGGCCGGGAGAACAGCCAGCCCTGGTACGCGTCCACCCCGACCCCGCGCAGCACGTGGAACTGGGTGGCGGTCTCGACGCCCTCCGCGACGCACTTGCGCCCCATCGCCCGCGCCATGTCCACCACGGCCCGCGCCACCGCGAAGTCCGACGAGTCGCTGCCCACCCCGGCCACGAACCGCCGGTCGACCTTGATGATCTGCGCGGGCAGGTCCTTGAGCCGCGCCAGCGACGAGTACCCGGTGCCGAAGTCGTCCACGGCGAACTGCACGCCGCGCTCGACCAGCTCCGCCATGGACTGCCGCACCCGCGAGGGCAGGTCGACCAGCGCCGTCTCCACCAGCTCCAGCACCACCCGGTCCCACGGGATGCCGGACTCGGCGATGGTCGCCGACACGATGTCCACGAACTCCGGGTCGCCCGGCACCAGCCCGGCCAGGTTCACCGCCACCGCCACGGGCTTGCCGTCCGGCGCGGGCCAGGTCGCCGCCTCCTTGAGCGCGGTCCGCAGCACCCACCGGTCCAGCTCGCGCAGCAGGTCGCCCTGCTCGGCGACGGGCAGGAAGATGTCCGGCGACAGCAGCCCCCGGTCCGGGTGCGGCCACCGCACGAGCGCCTCGGCGGTCTGCACCGACCCGTCCACGCCGACCACCGGCTGGTAGTGCAGCGCCAGCCCGTCGTGGGCGAGCGCGTCCCGCAGCTGCCCCTCCAGGTGCACCTGCCGGTCGGCCGACGCGATCAGCGCCGCCGACGCCAGCGACACCCGCCCGGCGCCGGACCGCTTGGCCTCGAACATCGCCGCGTCCGCGAACCGCAGCAGGTCCGCGCCGGTGGCGCGCGAGCCGTTGGGCACCGCAGCGCCGATCGACGCCGACACCCGGACCAGCTGCCCGTGCACCGGGACGGCCGTGCGCAGCAGCCCGGCGACGCGGGTCGCCAGCGCGTCGACGCCGCCCACCGCGTCGATGTTCTCGCAGATGATCACGTACTCGTCGCCGGACAGCCGGGCCGCCGTGCACCCGTCGGGCAGCCCGCCCTCCAGCCGCCGCGCCAGCGCGACGAGCAGCTCGTCACCGGCGTCGTGGCCCAGGGAGTCGTTGACCCGCTTGAAGTTGTCGATGTCGCAGAACAGCACCGCGACCTTCGCCCGGTCGCCGCCCTCCAGAAGCTCGCCCAGCAGCTCCTTGACCAGCGCCCGGTTCGGCAGCCCGGTCAGGTCGTCGTGGGTGGCCTGGTGGCGCAGCGCCTCGGCGGTGCGGCGGCGCTCGGTGATGTCCTGGAACACGATGAGCCAGAACCGCCTGCCGTCGTCCTGCACGGACAGCGCGATGTGCAGCTCGCAGTAGACCCGCTCGCCGTCCGGCCTGACCAGTATCCGCTGCGGGATCTTGTGCGCCCGCTCCGCGCCGAACTCGGTCATCCGGCTGACCGACTGCAGCCGGTCGTCGTTGTCGGCCGGGTCGGTGAGCTGCTCGGCGGTCATGCCGCGCAGCTGCTCCAGGTCCATGCCGAGCAGGTCGCACAGCGCGTCGTTGGCCTCGACCAGCCGCTCGCCCTCGTCGAACAGCCCGATGCCGACCGGGGTCAGCGACACCAGGTCGGCGAAGCGCTGGCTGGAGCGCTGCATCCGGGTCTCGGCGACGCGCTGCTCGGTGATGTCCTGCGCGGTGCCCACGGCGAGCGTGCGCCCGTCCGGCCCGTTGATGACGACGCCGTGGCTGCGGAACACCCGCACCGCGCCGTCGCGCCGCACGATCCGGTGCTCGCACTGCACCGGGGTCTCCTCGGTGGCCAGCTGCTGCCACATGTCGTCGACCCAGCCCCGGTCGTCCGGGTGCACCAGGTCCAGGTAGGTCCGGTACGTGGTGCGCTCGTCGCGCGGCACGCCGAACAGCTCGGCGAGCATGTCCGACCACACCACCTCGCCGGTCGCCAGGTCCCACTCCCACACGCCGAGCCGGGCGGCGCGCTGGGCGTCGGCGAGCCTGCGCCGGTCCTCGCGCAGCTGCCGCTCCATGGCCCGCGCCTCGGTGACGTCCTGCACGGTCCCGTGCAGCCGCACCGGGGCGCGCCCGCCGGGTTCGCGCTCGACGCGGGCGCGGCACACGTAGACCCGGTCGCCCAGCTCGCTGCGCACCTCGGCCTCCTGCGTGCGGCCGTCCTTGGCGCGCAACAGCTTCCGGCGCAGCTCCAGCAGGTGGGCGCGGTCGTCGGCGTGCACGCCGCCGAGCAGGTCGTGGCGGTCGGGCGAGACGCCGATGGCCGAGTACATCTCCAGCAGCACCTCGCTGCGGTGCAGCGAGCGGCCCCGCACGTCGTAGGTCCAGCTGCCGATGCGGGCGATCCGCTGCGCCTCCAGCAGGCGCGCGCGCTCGGTGGCGAGCGCCCGGTCGGCGCGCCACTGCTCGGTGATGTCCCTGATGTAGCCGGTGATCAGCCGGGCGCGGCCGTCGGCGCGCAGCTCGGCCTCGGCGACGCCCCTGATCCAGCGCAGCTCGCCGTCCGGCCGGATGACCCGGTAGACGATGTCTATGGGCGC includes:
- a CDS encoding type VII secretion target, whose translation is MSGGGYEVVTGQLEAFAEAQDGRGGEVGAAAGRAGGVNLGGETFGVLLSFFANGAESAAAEVVAGIEQLAAAYGEAAGDTRATAAEYAAVEDGNAAGFGGEG
- a CDS encoding sensor domain-containing protein, which encodes MPKRVGRAPVVLDDPEGPARPEAVALGGVTPPDPPSLLCDPEGVVVRADAAAAALAGVADPGALVGRPLGELLAGDPPDHRLTRADGVQVAVRVVRGPADAAGLTTVLLVDVSDLAKAADELRDEQRRLRAVQRVAAIGSWEYDPDTGATVWSRTHYELLGIEPGSVVPGAQAVLAVTHPDDHDVVASYWSNREITGAPIDIVYRVIRPDGELRWIRGVAEAELRADGRARLITGYIRDITEQWRADRALATERARLLEAQRIARIGSWTYDVRGRSLHRSEVLLEMYSAIGVSPDRHDLLGGVHADDRAHLLELRRKLLRAKDGRTQEAEVRSELGDRVYVCRARVEREPGGRAPVRLHGTVQDVTEARAMERQLREDRRRLADAQRAARLGVWEWDLATGEVVWSDMLAELFGVPRDERTTYRTYLDLVHPDDRGWVDDMWQQLATEETPVQCEHRIVRRDGAVRVFRSHGVVINGPDGRTLAVGTAQDITEQRVAETRMQRSSQRFADLVSLTPVGIGLFDEGERLVEANDALCDLLGMDLEQLRGMTAEQLTDPADNDDRLQSVSRMTEFGAERAHKIPQRILVRPDGERVYCELHIALSVQDDGRRFWLIVFQDITERRRTAEALRHQATHDDLTGLPNRALVKELLGELLEGGDRAKVAVLFCDIDNFKRVNDSLGHDAGDELLVALARRLEGGLPDGCTAARLSGDEYVIICENIDAVGGVDALATRVAGLLRTAVPVHGQLVRVSASIGAAVPNGSRATGADLLRFADAAMFEAKRSGAGRVSLASAALIASADRQVHLEGQLRDALAHDGLALHYQPVVGVDGSVQTAEALVRWPHPDRGLLSPDIFLPVAEQGDLLRELDRWVLRTALKEAATWPAPDGKPVAVAVNLAGLVPGDPEFVDIVSATIAESGIPWDRVVLELVETALVDLPSRVRQSMAELVERGVQFAVDDFGTGYSSLARLKDLPAQIIKVDRRFVAGVGSDSSDFAVARAVVDMARAMGRKCVAEGVETATQFHVLRGVGVDAYQGWLFSRPVPPKEFRAVLALGPLHIPKAG
- a CDS encoding YbaB/EbfC family nucleoid-associated protein, whose product is MEPERVIADLEARARDLAARSAQAQEQIRQASATVRAKDGAVSVTVAPNGAVQAIEFSPKAGELSHVQLGQVVMGVLRQAQAQAARQVAAVLEPDFGGTQAIEFLTGFIPVEEAEEPAARAREEGGVLRDESWGAGPARPGYSPPPAPPAPPARRPADRGEPDEDDGFGPVLR